The following are encoded in a window of Kogia breviceps isolate mKogBre1 chromosome 10, mKogBre1 haplotype 1, whole genome shotgun sequence genomic DNA:
- the LOC131763389 gene encoding histone H2A type 1-J yields the protein MSGRGKQGGKARAKAKTRSSRAGLQFPVGRVHRLLRKGNYAERVGAGAPVYLAAVLEYLTAEILELAGNAARDNKKTRIIPRHLQLAIRNDEELNKLLGKVTIAQGGVLPNIQAVLLPKKTESHHKTK from the coding sequence ATGTCTGGACGAGGCAAACAAGGCGGTAAGGCTCGCGCTAAGGCTAAGACCCGGTCTTCGCGGGCCGGGCTTCAGTTCCCCGTGGGCCGAGTGCACCGCCTGCTCCGCAAGGGCAACTACGCCGAGCGGGTCGGGGCCGGCGCGCCGGTGTACTTGGCGGCGGTGCTGGAGTACTTGACGGCCGAGATCCTGGAGCTGGCAGGCAACGCGGCCCGCGACAACAAGAAGACGCGTATCATCCCGCGCCACCTGCAGTTGGCCATCCGCAACGACGAGGAGCTCAACAAGTTGCTCGGCAAAGTCACCATCGCGCAGGGTGGCGTCCTGCCCAACATCCAGGCCGTGCTGCTTCCTAAGAAGACCGAGAGCCAccacaagaccaaataa
- the LOC131763397 gene encoding histone H2B type 1-K-like translates to MPELAKSALAPKKGSKKAVTKAQKKDGKKRKRSRKESYSVYVYKVLKQVHPDTGISSKAMGIMNSFVNDIFERIAGEASRLAHYNKRSTITSREIQTAVRLLLPGELAKHAVSEGTKAVTKYTSAK, encoded by the coding sequence ATGCCTGAGTTGGCGAAGTCCGCTCTGGCCCCGAAAAAGGGCTCTAAAAAGGCGGTGACCAAAGCGCAGAAGAAGGATGGCAAGAAACGGAAGCGCAGCCGTAAAGAAAGCTACTCCGTGTACGTGTACAAGGTGCTGAAGCAGGTCCACCCGGACACTGGCATTTCGTCTAAGGCCATGGGCATCATGAACTCGTTCGTTAACGACATTTTCGAGCGCATCGCGGGCGAGGCGTCGCGCCTGGCGCATTATAACAAGCGCTCGACCATCACGTCCAGGGAGATTCAGACGGCCGTACGCCTGCTGCTGCCCGGGGAGCTGGCCAAGCACGCTGTGTCCGAGGGTACCAAGGCTGTCACCAAGTACACCAGCGCAAAGTAA
- the H4C9 gene encoding histone H4: MSGRGKGGKGLGKGGAKRHRKVLRDNIQGITKPAIRRLARRGGVKRISGLIYEETRGVLKVFLENVIRDAVTYTEHAKRKTVTAMDVVYALKRQGRTLYGFGG; encoded by the coding sequence ATGTCTGGACGTGGTAAAGGGGGGAAAGGTTTGGGGAAAGGGGGCGCTAAGCGCCACCGCAAAGTCCTGCGCGACAATATCCAGGGAATCACCAAGCCCGCCATCCGCCGCCTGGCCCGGCGTGGAGGTGTCAAGCGCATCTCTGGTCTTATCTACGAGGAGACCCGCGGGGTGCTGAAGGTGTTCTTGGAGAACGTGATCCGGGACGCCGTCACCTACACCGAGCACGCCAAGCGCAAGACGGTCACGGCCATGGACGTAGTCTACGCGCTCAAGCGCCAAGGACGCACCCTCTACGGCTTCGGCGGCTAA
- the LOC131764228 gene encoding histone H3.1-like has protein sequence MKSVEGKAVCDSAPATGGVKKPHRYRPGTVALHEIPRYQKSTELLIRKLPFQRLVREIAQDFKTDLRFQSSAVMALQEECEAYLVGLFEDTNLCAIRAKRVTIMPEDIQFPYISTESFVAR, from the exons ATGAAAAGCG TTGAAGGCAAa GCGGTCTGCGACAGCGCGCCGGCTACGGGCGGCGTGAAGAAGCCGCACCGCTACCGGCCCGGCACGGTGGCCCTGCACGAGATCCCCCGCTACCAGAAGTCCACGGAGCTGTTGATCCGCAAGCTGCCGTTCCAGCGCCTGGTGCGCGAGATCGCGCAGGACTTCAAGACCGACCTGCGCTTCCAGAGCTCGGCCGTGATGGCGCTGCAGGAGGAGTGCGAGGCCTACCTGGTGGGGCTCTTCGAGGACACCAACCTGTGTGCCATCCGCGCCAAGCGCGTCACCATCATGCCCGAGGACATCCAGTTCCCCTACATATCAACAGAGAGCTTCGTGGCACGATAG
- the LOC131763381 gene encoding histone H2A type 1-like translates to MMSGRGKQGGKARAKAKTRSSRAGLQFPVGRVHRLLRKGNYAERVGAGAPVYLAAVLEYLTAEILELAGNAARDNKKTRIIPRHLQLAIRNDEELNKLLGKVTIAQGGVLPNIQAVLLPKKTESHHKAKGK, encoded by the coding sequence ATGATGTCTGGACGAGGTAAGCAAGGCGGGAAAGCTCGCGCCAAGGCCAAGACCCGGTCTTCACGGGCGGGACTCCAGTTTCCCGTGGGCCGAGTGCACCGCCTACTCCGCAAGGGCAATTACGCCGAGCGGGTCGGGGCCGGCGCGCCGGTGTATCTGGCTGCAGTGCTGGAGTACCTGACCGCAGAGATTCTGGAGTTGGCGGGCAACGCGGCTCGCGACAACAAGAAGACGCGTATCATTCCGCGTCATCTGCAGTTAGCCATCCGCAACGACGAAGAGCTCAACAAGCTGCTGGGCAAAGTCACCATCGCTCAGGGTGGCGTACTGCCCAACATCCAGGCCGTGCTGCTGCCCAAAAAGACCGAGAGCCACCACAAGGCCAAGGGCAAGTAA
- the LOC131763398 gene encoding histone H2B type 1-J-like, translating into MPEAAKSAPAPKKGSKKAVTKAQKKDGKKRRRSRKESYSIYVYKVLKQVHPDTGISSKAMGIMNSFVNDIFERIAGEASRLAHYNKRSTITSREIQTAVRLLLPGELAKHAVSEGTKAVTKYTSAK; encoded by the coding sequence ATGCCGGAAGCGGCTAAATCTGCCCCTGCTCCGAAAAAGGGCTCCAAGAAGGCGGTAACTAAGGCGCAGAAGAAAGATGGTAAGAAGCGCAGGCGCAGCCGCAAGGAGAGTTATTCCATCTATGTGTACAAGGTGCTGAAGCAGGTCCACCCGGACACCGGTATTTCGTCTAAGGCCATGGGTATCATGAACTCGTTTGTCAACGACATCTTCGAGCGCATCGCGGGCGAGGCGTCGCGCCTGGCGCATTACAACAAGCGTTCGACCATCACGTCCAGGGAGATCCAGACGGCCGTACGCCTACTGCTGCCCGGAGAGCTGGCCAAGCACGCTGTGTCCGAGGGCACCAAGGCTGTCACCAAGTACACCAGCGCCAAGTAA